The Pelodiscus sinensis isolate JC-2024 chromosome 24, ASM4963464v1, whole genome shotgun sequence genomic interval GGGTTTGTCATCCTGATGTGCGTTTTCTTGATGGCCATGATCGTGAGGTGCGCCAAGCTGATTGTGGACCCATACAGCGCCATCCCCACCTCCACTTGGGAGGAAGAGCAGATCAATTGACTGACAATAAATAGGAGGAAAACTGGCTAATCAGTTCCTTGTGGGTGACTCTTTTGCCTCTTGTGGTCCCTGtaatcccccacccctgcacagatAATGAAGATTCTGTAGCTTAAATTGTGCATTTGTCAGATTCTAACACTATTGATAATACCTGGTATCTTCCAtctaaggatctcaaagcacttgacaATTAATTCAGCTTCATAAGACTTTGGGGTG includes:
- the CTXND2 gene encoding cortexin domain containing 2, which encodes MESPTVQPYVDVDKGFAIGFVILMCVFLMAMIVRCAKLIVDPYSAIPTSTWEEEQIN